A window of Halopseudomonas sabulinigri genomic DNA:
AACAAGATCTACGCCAACGGCACGGTCGCGCTCAAGGGCGCGGATCTGACCGTACGCCAGGGCGAATTCGTCAGCCTGCTGGGGCCCTCCGGCTGCGGCAAGAGTACCCTGCTGCGCATCATGGCCGGACTGGGCGATGTGACCACCGGCAGCGTCAAGTTCTGGGAACAGGACTACGACGTCGTCGGCGACAAGGGCCGCAAGCTGGCCTTCGTGTTTCAGAACGCCACCCTGATGCCTTGGGCACGGGTACGCAAGAATGTGCGCCTGCCGCTGGATCTGGAGCACCAGAGCGGCCCGGCGACCGAGCAGAAGATCGACCAGGCGCTGGAGATGGTCGGCCTCAAGGGTTTCGACAACGCCTTCCCGCGCGAGCTGTCCGGCGGTATGCAGATGCGTGCCTCGATTGCCCGCGCCATGGTCACCGAGCCAAACCTGTTGCTGATGGATGAACCCTTCGGCGCGCTGGACGAGATGACCCGCAACAAACTCAACGATGACGTGCTCAAACTGTGGCAGAAAAACGGCTGGACCATCGTCTTCGTCACCCACAGCGTTTATGAGGCGGTGTATCTATCAAGCCGCGTGGTGGTGATGGCGGCGCGCCCCGGGCGCATCGTCGACGACATCAAGATCGACCAACCCTTCCCGCGCAATGCCGATTTCCGCGTCTCTACCGAGTTTGCCGGTTATTGCCGTCAGGTCTCACAGGCACTGGAGCGCGCCAGCGCCATGGGCGCAAGCACGGGTGCAACGCAGGAGAAATCGGCATGAAAGCGCCGCTGATTCAGAACGAAAACTTCGTCAAGATCGCC
This region includes:
- a CDS encoding ABC transporter ATP-binding protein produces the protein MTSSRVTPLKPSNPVPADEPSAKAGSSNGRPVLQVEGVNKIYANGTVALKGADLTVRQGEFVSLLGPSGCGKSTLLRIMAGLGDVTTGSVKFWEQDYDVVGDKGRKLAFVFQNATLMPWARVRKNVRLPLDLEHQSGPATEQKIDQALEMVGLKGFDNAFPRELSGGMQMRASIARAMVTEPNLLLMDEPFGALDEMTRNKLNDDVLKLWQKNGWTIVFVTHSVYEAVYLSSRVVVMAARPGRIVDDIKIDQPFPRNADFRVSTEFAGYCRQVSQALERASAMGASTGATQEKSA